The Alicyclobacillus macrosporangiidus CPP55 genome segment GGTCTACCTCGACGACAAGTCGAGCGCTCAGGAGGCGGCCAAGGACGTCGATCAGTTGGTCAGCCAGTACCACGCCCAGCTCATCCTCGGCCCGTACAGCTCCGGCTCTGCTCTTGCGGTGGTAAAGAAAGCGGATACGTACAAAATTCCTGATATCGTTCCAACAGCAACCGCGGCGAACGTGACGCAGACGGGATCCAAGTACGTGTTCCGCCTGTGCGCCACCAGCGATGACTACGCCAAGGCCATCTGCGACCTGCTCAAGCAGCAAGGAGACGCCAAGACGATGGCCATCGTGCACGAGGACCAGAACTTCGGCAGCAGCGCCGAGAAGGCGATGCTCAAGTACGCAAAACAGTACGGGTTCGATGTCGTCGACGACGAGTCGTACTCCACGAAGGACCTGGACTACAAGGCGATGCTCCAGCGCGTCAAGCAGAAACATCCGGACGTCATCTATTTCGCCTCTTACTCCAAGGACGCGGTCGCCTTGATGAAGCAGGCCCAGGAGATTGACCTCAATGCCAAGTACTTCACGGCCGCGGGAACCGGCTTCTCCGTCGCGACCTTCCCGCAGGACGCCGGCAAAGCCGCCGAGTACACGTTGGCCGCCGGCCAGTGGGACCCGTCCGCCAAGTGGCAGGGCTCGAAGGAATTCTATGACAAGGTGCACCAGAAGTTCGGCGACTATCCGTCCTACCACGACATGGAGGCGTATGCAGCCCTGTACGTCGCCAAAGCGGCCATTGAAAAGGCGGGATCGTACGATGCCCAGAAGATCCGCGACGCGCTGGCTGGCCTTCAGATGGACACCGCGTTCGGCCCCATCAAGTTCGACAGCACCGGTCAGAACGCGCACCCCGTCATCGTCACCCAGGTCCAGAACGGCAAGTTCGTCACGGTCTTCCCGTCCGACGCGGCCACCGGCAAGATCCTGCCCACGCCGCCGTGGAGCCAGCGCAAGTAATCGGATGACACAGGGGCGTCCTCCGACGCCCCTGTTTTCCTGAAACGAGGGAGGTCACCCATGTTTCTGCAGACCATCATCAACGGCCTGTTGCTGGGAGCGTTGTACGCCATCGTCGGCATGGGGCTGTCCATCGTGTTCGGCACGATGCGCATCGTCAACTTCGCGCACGGCCAGTTCGTGATGGTGGGCATGTACATCACGTATACCTTGTTCACCACCCTCGGGCTCGATCCGTACGTGTCCGCCATCGTCAGCTTCGTGCTGTGCTTCCTGCTCGGGATGGCCGTCTACCGGGTGGCCATCCACCGCATCATTCGCGGCCCGGAGATGAACCATATCCTGCTGACCGCTGGCATCGGGCTGATGCTGACCAACCTGGCGCAGATGGTGTACAACACCAACCAGCTGACCATCAACCTGTCCTACAGCCACCGCGACCTGGTGTTCGGCGGGCTGCGCATCAACATCGCGTACCTGATCTCATTCGTCATCGCGGCCGTGGTCGCTGCGCTCTTGTTCTGGTTCATCATGAAGACGGAGACCGGGCGCGCCATCCGGGCCATTTCGCAAAACGACGCCGCCGCGGCCCTGTCGGGCATCCATGTCACGCGGGTCACCATGCTCGCCTTCGGCCTCGGCATCGCGGTGGCCGGCGTCGCCGGGACGCTGCTTCTGCCCATCCACTATGTCGATCCGTCGGTCGGCGACGCCTTCAGCCTGCTGGCGTTCATCATCGTCGTGCTCGGCGGCATGGGCAGCATCCTCGGTTCGGCCATCGGTGGCCTGCTCATCGGCGTGATCGCACAATTGGCGTCTTACTACCTCGGACAGAGTTATTCGGACGTGCTGACCTACATCGTGTTTTTGCTCGTCCTGCTCTTCAAACCGTCCGGGCTGCTCGGGAGGTCCCGCGTATGAAGCGCATGCGGGCTTGGATCCTGCCGATCCTGGTGCTGATTCTGTTCGCCGTCATCCCGTTCACGGCCAGCACCTACTATCAGCAGATCTTCTTCTACATCTTCCTGTTCGCAGGCGTGGGCTTCGCCTGGAACCTGGTCGGCGGCTACGCCGGGCAGCTGTCCCTGGGGCACGCGGCGTTTTTCGGCATCGGCGCCTACGCGTACGCGCTTCTGGCCCCGCACATCGGGACGTGGCCGGCGCTTCTGGCGGCGGCGGTGCTCTCGACCGTCAGCGCCGCGCCCATCGGGCTCATCTGCTTCCGCCTGCGCGGACCCTACTTCGCGCTGGCGACCATCGCCGTCGCGCAGCTGCTGCTGGTCTTGGCGACCAACCAGTTCAAGGACCTCACCCAGGGCGCCGCGGGGCTCTTGGTTCAAGGAATGGTGCCCGATCCCTCCTTGTATTACTGGGTTGCGCTCGGGTTCATGGTGGTGGCCTTCGCGGTCACGGCGCTCTTGGCCACCTCCAAGACCGGCTACTACCTGATGGCGATCCGCGAGGACGAGGACACGGCGCAGACCGTGACCATCAACACCCCGCTGTACAAGCTGTACGCGCTGTTGGTGTCGGCGCTGTTGACCGGCATCGGCGGCAGCATCTTCGCCGCCAACCTCGGTACCATCCAGCCGAACGACGTGTTCAGCGGCGCCATCTCCAACCAGGTGGTGTTCCTCGCCATCCTCGGCGGCGCCGGCACCCTGTACGGCCCGCTGGTGGGGGCGTTCATCCTCGAATTCGCGTCCGACTGGCTCAAGAACTCGGTGGCCAACGTGACTTGGCTCGGCGATCCGAACGCGTTCGCGTTCTTCCTGTACGGCCTTCTGATTGTCCTCGTCGTGATGTACATGCCGGCCGGCATCGTCGGCACGGTGGCAAAGTGGTGGAAAGGGAGGGCGGCGCGTGTCCAAGCACAACGAACCACCCCTGCTGGTGTTTGATCACGTCAAGAAGCACTTCGGCGGCCTGTTCGTGACCAACGATGTGAGCTTTTCCGTCCAGCACGGCGAGGTGCTGTTCATCATCGGCCCGAACGGCGCCGGAAAGACCACTATCTTCAATCTGATCACCGGGTTCGTGACGCCGGACGAGGGCGACATCCGGTTCGAAGGCGAGTCCATCAAAGGCTTGAAGCCGTATCAGATCGCGCGGCGCGGCATCGGCCGGACGTTCCAAATTGTCAAGCCGCTCGCCAACATGAGCGTGCTCGACAACGTGATGCTCGGCGCCTTCGCCCACACGTCCTCCAAACACGAGGCGCGCCGCGAGGCAGAGGAGATCCTTGCCCTGACCGGGCTCGACAAGTGGCGCGACATGATGGCCGGGTCGCTCCCGTTGGCCGGGCGGAAACGGCTGGAGATCGCCCGCGCCCTGGCGACGCGCCCGAAACTCATCCTGCTCGACGAGGTGTGCGCGGGGCTCACGCCGACGGAAGCGGTGGAGACCATCCAGTTGCTCAAACAGTTGCGGGATCGCGGCGTGTCGGCCATCGGCGGGATCGAACACGTCATGCGCGTCGTGATGGAGATTTCCGACCGCGTCATCGTGATCCACCACGGGCAAGAGATCGCCGAGGGCACGCCGCAGGAAGTCACGTCCCATCCGGACGTCATCGAGGCGTACCTGGGCGCGAAACTGGAGGTGTGACCCGGTGCTCGAGATCCGCGACATTCACGTGTACTACGGCGACATGCAGGCGGTGCGGGGCATCTCGATGGAAGTGCGCCAAGGCGAGGTCGTCGCCCTCGTCGGCGCCAACGGGGCCGGAAAAACGACCACCCTGCGCACCGTGTCGGGTCTGCTCCGGCCGAAGCAGGGCGAGGTGTGGTTCGAGGGCAAACCCATCCACCAGCTGCCGCCCCATCAGATTGCCGATCTCGGCATCAGCCACGTCCCCGAAGGGCGCGGGCTGTTCCCGATGATGACCGTGGAGGAAAATCTGCTCCTCGGCGCTCACCTGCCGCGGGTACGCGCTCAGCGGCGGCACATGCTGGAGCGCGAGATCTACCCCTTGTTCCCCCGGCTGCAGGAGCGCGCCGGCCAGTTGGCGGGCACCTTGTCGGGCGGCGAACAGCAGATGGTGGCCATCGCCCGCGGCCTGATGAGCCGGCCCAAGCTGCTCATCCTCGACGAACCTTCGCTCGGGTTGGCGCCGGTCATCGTGCAGGAGATGTTCAACATCATCCGCCGCGTCCGCGAGGAGCAGGGCGTGACGGTGATGATCGTCGAGCAGAACGTGATGCAGACGCTGCAACTGGCCGACCGGGCCTACGTCGTGGAAAACGGCGAAGTGGTCCTCTCGGGCGACAGCCGCGCGCTGCTCAACGACGAGCATATGAAACGCGCCTATCTCGGCATGTAGATAAACTTGACAAATGAACGCGCGGGCCGCGGGGGTTTGGAGATCCACCCGCGGCCCGCCGCCTTGTCTCACTGCAATCCCACCGTTCGCACCAAGTACAGCGAAGCCAGAAAGAACAGCACGCCCGCCACGACAATGTACGGTGCGATCCGCTCGCCGGAACTGCGGACGCCTGGTATCAGACCGGTCGTCGAGATGAACAAGAACGATCCGGTGGCCACGGCCATCACCACGTGCACGGCGGCTGGATCCGCCTGCCCGAGCCACAGGGTCAAGGCCGCTCCTGCCAGCGTGGAGACGGCCAACAGCGTGGAATAGGTGAACGCCCGCCGCCGCGTCTGGCCCGCCGCCAGCGCGACGGTCGCCATGCTGAACCCCTCCGGCAGCTTGTGCAGTGTGATCGCCAGGAACATCAACACCCCGGCACTGCGGCTGACCTGAAACGCACCTGCGATGACGATGCCGTCCATCAGGGTGTGCACCAGCATCCCGGCCAGCACCGCCATCCCGGCCCGCTGTGACAACACCGCCGCGTGCAGATGTCCGTGCCCGTGAGAGGCGCCCTCGCCGGCCGGCACCGGCACCCGGTCAGGCGCCGGATTGCGTCCGGCGGAGCGGTCGAGCAGCAGCATGCCGAGATACCCCGCGACAATCCACAGCGGCGCCGAACCGGGCAGTTCCACCATGGCGTCCGGCAGCCGGTCGAGCACCGTCGCGCCGAGCAAAAACCCGGACCCCAGCGCGGTGACCAAGACCGTCTGACGCGGGGTGAGCTTGCGCAACACCGTCAACATCCCGCCGATGACGTCCGCCAAAGCCGCCAGAGCGCAAAACACCATCGGCAACACCCACGTCGCCACAGATCCTCCTCCAGACACAGGCGACCCAAACGCACCGCCTGCCTTTTATAGAAAATCATTTTCGATAAAAATCTATCAGGTCCCGCAATCGGTGTCAACGCCTGGATCTCCCATGCCGAATCATCCGGCGCGGTCTGATAGGATAGACAACGGAAGTCGGTTTTCCTGCCGCCGATGGGAGGGATCGTGCTTGCTCAATGGGTTGCGCGGCTGGCCGCGGGGCGTGCCGTTGTTGTTCCTCAATTCCATGTTGATGTCCCTCGGCTTCTACGCGCTGATCCCGTACCTGTCTGTCCACCTCACGCAATCCCTGCACTGGCCCGCATGGCTCGCCGGCACCCTGCTGATGGTGCGCCAGATCAGCCAGCAGGGCTTGACCTTGTTCACCGGGCTGGTGGCCGACCGCATCGGCTACCGGCGGGTCATCACGGCCGGATTTCTGCTGCGCGGCGCAGGCTTCGCCCTCTTCGGCGCGAGCGGTGCGCCCGGTTGGATGTTCACCGCCGCGGTGGTGTCCGGCATCGGCGGAGCGCTGTTCGAACCGACCAGCGCCGCTGCGCTGACGGCGCTCACGCCCGAGCCAGACCGCCGCAGGACCTACGCTGTCAGCAAGGTCGTGGGCAACCTGGGGATGGTCCTGTCGGCGTTGGTGGGCGCGCTGTTGATCACCTTGGATTTCCGGCT includes the following:
- a CDS encoding ZIP family metal transporter, whose product is MATWVLPMVFCALAALADVIGGMLTVLRKLTPRQTVLVTALGSGFLLGATVLDRLPDAMVELPGSAPLWIVAGYLGMLLLDRSAGRNPAPDRVPVPAGEGASHGHGHLHAAVLSQRAGMAVLAGMLVHTLMDGIVIAGAFQVSRSAGVLMFLAITLHKLPEGFSMATVALAAGQTRRRAFTYSTLLAVSTLAGAALTLWLGQADPAAVHVVMAVATGSFLFISTTGLIPGVRSSGERIAPYIVVAGVLFFLASLYLVRTVGLQ
- a CDS encoding branched-chain amino acid ABC transporter permease is translated as MFLQTIINGLLLGALYAIVGMGLSIVFGTMRIVNFAHGQFVMVGMYITYTLFTTLGLDPYVSAIVSFVLCFLLGMAVYRVAIHRIIRGPEMNHILLTAGIGLMLTNLAQMVYNTNQLTINLSYSHRDLVFGGLRINIAYLISFVIAAVVAALLFWFIMKTETGRAIRAISQNDAAAALSGIHVTRVTMLAFGLGIAVAGVAGTLLLPIHYVDPSVGDAFSLLAFIIVVLGGMGSILGSAIGGLLIGVIAQLASYYLGQSYSDVLTYIVFLLVLLFKPSGLLGRSRV
- a CDS encoding branched-chain amino acid ABC transporter permease, encoding MKRMRAWILPILVLILFAVIPFTASTYYQQIFFYIFLFAGVGFAWNLVGGYAGQLSLGHAAFFGIGAYAYALLAPHIGTWPALLAAAVLSTVSAAPIGLICFRLRGPYFALATIAVAQLLLVLATNQFKDLTQGAAGLLVQGMVPDPSLYYWVALGFMVVAFAVTALLATSKTGYYLMAIREDEDTAQTVTINTPLYKLYALLVSALLTGIGGSIFAANLGTIQPNDVFSGAISNQVVFLAILGGAGTLYGPLVGAFILEFASDWLKNSVANVTWLGDPNAFAFFLYGLLIVLVVMYMPAGIVGTVAKWWKGRAARVQAQRTTPAGV
- a CDS encoding ABC transporter substrate-binding protein, with product MRNRRPARMLATLTLAGLFALAGCGTSGSGASGGSGNTGGGGTGSGDNTLTLGVITSITGADSEFGKAQKEGYEVALDEINAAGGILGKQVKLVYLDDKSSAQEAAKDVDQLVSQYHAQLILGPYSSGSALAVVKKADTYKIPDIVPTATAANVTQTGSKYVFRLCATSDDYAKAICDLLKQQGDAKTMAIVHEDQNFGSSAEKAMLKYAKQYGFDVVDDESYSTKDLDYKAMLQRVKQKHPDVIYFASYSKDAVALMKQAQEIDLNAKYFTAAGTGFSVATFPQDAGKAAEYTLAAGQWDPSAKWQGSKEFYDKVHQKFGDYPSYHDMEAYAALYVAKAAIEKAGSYDAQKIRDALAGLQMDTAFGPIKFDSTGQNAHPVIVTQVQNGKFVTVFPSDAATGKILPTPPWSQRK
- a CDS encoding ABC transporter ATP-binding protein, encoding MSKHNEPPLLVFDHVKKHFGGLFVTNDVSFSVQHGEVLFIIGPNGAGKTTIFNLITGFVTPDEGDIRFEGESIKGLKPYQIARRGIGRTFQIVKPLANMSVLDNVMLGAFAHTSSKHEARREAEEILALTGLDKWRDMMAGSLPLAGRKRLEIARALATRPKLILLDEVCAGLTPTEAVETIQLLKQLRDRGVSAIGGIEHVMRVVMEISDRVIVIHHGQEIAEGTPQEVTSHPDVIEAYLGAKLEV
- a CDS encoding ABC transporter ATP-binding protein — its product is MLEIRDIHVYYGDMQAVRGISMEVRQGEVVALVGANGAGKTTTLRTVSGLLRPKQGEVWFEGKPIHQLPPHQIADLGISHVPEGRGLFPMMTVEENLLLGAHLPRVRAQRRHMLEREIYPLFPRLQERAGQLAGTLSGGEQQMVAIARGLMSRPKLLILDEPSLGLAPVIVQEMFNIIRRVREEQGVTVMIVEQNVMQTLQLADRAYVVENGEVVLSGDSRALLNDEHMKRAYLGM